A stretch of the Vulcanisaeta souniana JCM 11219 genome encodes the following:
- a CDS encoding RimK family alpha-L-glutamate ligase: MLHDTMRIEEKLILNELRELNVRVNLVNVDNISLRLDEEGEDLGIVLVRLMSHVKAGLIARVLNIHGIMTINKGLAIENSWNKAIAIAILARTGISVVPSRLLLSTNPQYDGINYPVVIKPIHGSWGRLVSLANNNDELTLLLRHKSLGDAYSRISMVQPFIGDGTDYRVFVIGDEVVASMVRKPSPGDWRSNVARGGIARAIKLDGDAYETAIKAVKALDLDYAGVDLLHSNEHGYLVNEVNAIPEFKGLMNATGINIARKIAEYMLNIARR; the protein is encoded by the coding sequence ATACTTCATGACACAATGAGGATCGAAGAAAAACTAATCCTCAATGAACTTAGGGAACTTAATGTAAGGGTTAACTTGGTTAATGTCGATAATATATCATTGAGATTGGACGAAGAAGGCGAGGACTTAGGCATTGTGCTTGTTAGACTAATGAGCCATGTGAAGGCTGGGTTAATTGCCCGTGTACTAAATATTCATGGCATTATGACTATAAACAAGGGACTGGCTATAGAGAATTCCTGGAATAAGGCGATCGCGATAGCCATACTGGCTAGGACTGGTATTTCCGTGGTTCCTTCAAGGCTCCTACTCTCCACGAACCCACAGTACGATGGAATTAATTACCCGGTGGTCATTAAGCCTATACATGGCTCATGGGGTAGGCTGGTGAGCCTTGCTAACAATAACGATGAGTTAACCCTCCTGCTTAGGCATAAATCCCTCGGCGACGCGTATTCGAGGATATCCATGGTACAGCCATTCATTGGTGACGGCACTGACTATAGGGTCTTCGTTATTGGTGATGAGGTGGTTGCATCAATGGTTAGGAAGCCAAGCCCTGGTGACTGGAGGAGTAATGTGGCAAGAGGCGGTATTGCACGCGCCATTAAGCTTGATGGCGATGCCTATGAAACCGCCATTAAGGCTGTTAAGGCCTTAGACCTTGATTACGCAGGCGTTGATTTACTTCATAGTAATGAACATGGCTACTTGGTCAATGAGGTCAATGCAATACCCGAGTTCAAGGGCCTAATGAACGCCACTGGAATCAATATTGCGCGTAAAATAGCCGAGTATATGTTAAATATTGCCAGGAGGTGA
- the argC gene encoding N-acetyl-gamma-glutamyl-phosphate reductase, which yields MARDRYRTCVVGASGVTGGELLRLLLNHQGIELVCATSREFKGEYLFRIHPNLRGRTNLTFIDSTVDNVLKKDVDVVFLALPHGQSIEWVPKLHETGLTVIDLSADFRLKDPNAYVEWYDWEKPHPYPDLLRRAVYGLPELHREELKGTKLIAVPGCMATASIISLAPVVRAGLVDTDRIVIDAKISSSGAGAHAPRLDLHPFRTYVIRPYEVVHHRHTAEIEQELSLLINRQVRVAFTPHAVDLVRGILTTSHAWLTKPVQEPDVWKALRSMYGNEPFIRLVKDRSGLQRYPDVKYVIGSNLVDVGFEIDNRLNRLVVLAAIDNLMKGASGQAVQAMNVALGFPETTALDQVPLYPV from the coding sequence ATGGCGAGGGATAGGTATAGGACCTGTGTTGTTGGGGCCAGCGGTGTCACTGGTGGCGAATTACTCAGGCTTTTGCTTAATCACCAGGGTATTGAATTGGTCTGCGCAACATCAAGGGAATTCAAGGGCGAGTACCTATTTAGGATTCACCCAAACCTTAGGGGCAGGACTAATTTAACCTTTATTGATTCTACGGTGGATAACGTACTAAAGAAGGACGTCGACGTAGTATTCCTTGCGCTACCCCACGGGCAAAGCATTGAATGGGTACCAAAGCTTCACGAGACTGGGTTAACGGTGATTGACCTATCCGCGGACTTCAGGCTCAAGGATCCAAACGCATATGTTGAGTGGTACGACTGGGAGAAACCACACCCATACCCAGACCTACTCAGGAGGGCTGTCTATGGCTTACCGGAGCTTCATAGGGAGGAGTTGAAAGGGACCAAGTTAATAGCCGTACCCGGCTGCATGGCAACGGCATCCATAATATCCCTGGCACCTGTGGTAAGGGCTGGTCTCGTGGATACGGACAGGATCGTTATTGATGCAAAGATATCCAGTTCAGGCGCCGGTGCGCATGCACCAAGGCTTGACCTGCATCCCTTTAGGACATACGTAATTAGGCCCTACGAGGTTGTTCATCATAGGCACACGGCCGAGATTGAACAAGAACTAAGCCTACTAATCAATAGGCAGGTGCGCGTAGCATTCACGCCACACGCCGTTGACCTAGTCAGGGGGATACTAACCACGTCACATGCATGGCTAACTAAGCCGGTACAGGAACCCGACGTCTGGAAGGCCCTCAGGTCAATGTACGGTAATGAACCCTTCATTAGGTTAGTCAAGGATAGGTCAGGTCTTCAGAGGTACCCAGACGTTAAGTATGTGATAGGGTCGAACCTAGTTGACGTAGGCTTCGAAATAGACAATAGGCTGAATAGGCTTGTGGTCCTAGCTGCCATAGACAACCTAATGAAGGGTGCATCAGGACAGGCGGTGCAGGCAATGAACGTGGCCCTAGGCTTCCCCGAGACCACAGCGCTGGACCAAGTCCCACTCTACCCTGTCTAG